The region TCTGGTCTCCCCGGTCTCGGGGTCCGTAGCCAGGACTTGATCGCCTTCGCCAAGATCTTCGATCGATTTGGTGTCGCCGCCCGCGAGCACGACCTTCGTACCCGGAGCAAAACTGTGGCAACTGCCGAGTACCTTCTTGGCCCAGGCGGTCGACTCGCCCCATTTCTTGGCGGCGGTCCCTACGGCCTTCAGTTGATTGATAAGCGCCTTCGACTTGAACGCGGCACGGAGCACCTTACCCGGGGGCAGTATGTTGATCAGCGCCATGGCGCAGGATAGAAGATTGCCGCCGAGGCACCCCATAATGTCCGGAATTCCCAGAAATTCCAGCAACACATCTCCGGCAGCCTCGATCACGACCTTCACGAGGCTGGTTTCCATGATCTTCTTGGCCTTGGCGCTGTCCTCAGCACTGGAGCCGCCACTCGGCTTGACGGGACCCGGCGCCTTCGGCGGCTTGGGCTTTGCGCCAGTGCTCGAATTCGATTGCGTGCTCTTGCTGCCGGCAACGTTCCACTTGCCCTGTCCATTGGCCTTGGGCACGCTGTTGCTGCACGAATAGCTTCCGGTGCCACCACCACACTCGGGCTTCAATCCACTCGGATCGCTTGCCGTTACCGGCGTGTTGTTGGCGTACGCGTACGCGCTCCACTGCTGGGGATCGGCGAGATCCATGACCGGGTCGACGCTGATGAAGCGGCCGGTGACGGGGTCGTACTCGCGGGCGCCGAGGTGGGTGAGGCCGGTGGGGTCCTGGGTGCCGCCGACAAAGCCCTTGTCGCTGGGCCAGCCGCCCGGTTGGGTGCCCCGAGGCTCACCGAAGGGCAGGCTGCGCCGACGGGTGACGTTCAGGCTGCTCGGGTCGACCGTGAGCTGGCTGGTGCCATGGTGATCGGCGGCGAGCCAGGTCAGACCCGTGACACCGCGTACGGCGACGGTGCTGCCGTTGTGACTGTAGTAACGGGTGCCGTCAACCTGCCCACTGCCGTTGAGCCGCAACTCTGTGCCACCCAGGTAAAGGGTGGCACCGCCGCTGTCCCGGCGCAGCAGCCGGTTGCCGGCGGCGTCGTACACGTAGCTCGTGTTCTGGCCGGTCTGGCTGGTGGTCGCCAAATGCCCCTCGGGATCCCAGGTGAGGGTCTGGTTGACACCGCTGACCGGACGGGTGGTGGTGTTACCGGCGTTGTCGTAGACGTACGAGTCGGTGCGGGTGGTCTGCCCGGTGTAGGCGACCTGGCTGACGGCGTGCGGCTGGTTACCACCCGCCACGGGGTAGCTGGACGTGGCGATGGTGCTGCCGGTCGCACTCCAGCTCGTCTGGGTCTTCCGGTTACCGGTGACGTCATAGGTCCAGGCCAACCGGTACGGATCCGCGCCCGCACGCTGCGGCGTGGTGCAACCCGTGCTCGCCTGGGACCAGGCGTCGGTCAGGCGACGCTGGTAGTCGTACCGGAAGCACTCGACCTGGTCCCCGACGCCGTCGGTGTCCCCGGCGATGCTGGTCACGTTGCCGGTCTGGTCGTAGGAGTAACCGGCACCGGCGCGGTCGACCCAGGTCCCCGGCGTGGTCTGGTTCTCGGTCTTCACCCGGATCCCGGTAAGCCGCCGGGTCGCCTCGTCCAGGCCGTAACCGAGCGACACCCGCTTCCCGGCCGCGCCGAGAAGCTGCTCCTGGAGTTGCCCCTGCCAGTAGTGGCTGGTGGAGGCGACATAGGTGGTGCTCGCCGAGGCCATGGTGGTGGCCAGGCCGGACTGGCTGTAGCCGTAGGTGAGGGTTTCCGCCGGCAGGCCGCCGGTGGCGGGAAGCGTGCTGGTGGCGGGTGCGCCGTTGGCCAGGTAGGTGGAACCGCTGGTGTACGTGCCGGCGAGGTTGCCCTCCGCTGCCGGGATGGTGACGGTGCTGCCGGTGGGCTGGTAGCGGTCGTTGTACCCGGTGACGGCGCTGACGTACGCGGCGGCGCCCACGTGCCGGGTGGACGAGGTGAGCTGACCCGCGGCCAGGGTGTCGTAGACGAACGAGGTGCGCAGGGCACCGGTGGTGGTGTCGTCCCGAATCTCCTTGACCCGGCCGATTCCGTCGTAGACCCGGGCGAGGGTTTCGCCCCGGCTGTCGGTCGTGGTCAGCAGTTGACCGGCCACGTCGTAGGTCGACGTCGACTCGCCCGCGTCGGGGTCGGTCTTGGCGACCTGCCGGCCGCGCAGGTCGTACTCGTAGATCCAGTCGTTGCCGGCCGGGTCGGTGACCGTGGTGAGCTGGTCGGACAGGTCGTACTGGTAGGTGGTTTCGTCGTACGTGCCGGAGATCGCCCCGCCCTGGTACTGGCGCAATGCGGTGGTCCGGCCACGGGCGTCGTCGATCGTCGTAGTCGCGACGCCGCCGTCGGGTGGGTCGATATTCGTACGGTCGCCGCCGTAGCTGGTGCTGGTCTGCCACTTGAAGACGTTGTCGGACCAGAGCGCGTCGACCACTATGCGGCCGGGGCCGTCATAGGTGGACCGGTTCTGGGTGTGGACGTCGGTGTCGGCGAACGAGACGAGGGTGCCGGTCGGGCCGGAGGCGTTGTTGTAGAGGCTGGAGACCTTCGCCGACAGGCCCCGGTTGTCGTACTGGGTGTCGGTGATGGCGCGTTTGCCGTCGGGGGCGGTGGACTGCGCCTGCCGGGGGCGGAGCAGCCCGTCAAAGATCTCGTACGCGTCGATCTGGTTGCCGTTCGGGCCCAGGACCCGGCTCCGTACGTTGCTCGGGGCGGTCTTGCTGACCGTGTACGCGTACTCCTCGTCGGGGGTGCCGGCGGTACTGCGTCCGGCGTGCCACAGCTTCGTCAGGCGCCCGAGTGCGTCGTACTGACCGGTGCTGACCTTGTCGTTGAGGTCGCTGGTGGTGGTCGGCACACCCCGGCGGGGGTCGAGGTTCGTGGTGGCGTCCTGCCCGAGCGGGTTGGTCACCTTGACGCTGGTGGTCGGGCCGCCGGTCGTCGGGGTGTACTCGGTCGTGCTGGTCCGGTTGAGGGCGTCCTTCGAGGTCAGGACCCGGCCGTGCGCGTCGTAGGTGAGGGTCCCGGTGGTGGCGTACGTCGGCGCGGTGCCGCTGTGCGCGGACACTTCCTCGGTCCTGGTGACCAGACCCCGGGTCGGCGTCGCGCCCCAGGTGGCCGAGCCGTCGTGGTAGTAGCGCTCGTCGGCGAGCAGGTCGCCCGGGTACGACACCGCCGACGCACACGGCTTGGCGACGATCTCGGACCGGGACACGGTGTCGATCAGCCACGGCGCGCCGGTGTTGCGGGCGTACGTGTAGCGGGTGCAGGTGTTGTCCGTGGCGTTGGCGATGTCGCCCTGGTCGTCGGTGGAGACGAGGGTGCCGTAGGTGGCGTCCCAGGCGTCGACGCTCCTGGTCTGTCGCCAGGTGCTGCTGCCGGTGAGCCAGGTGTAGCCGTCGGTGGTGTCGACCTGGGCGAGGACCGACTGCGAGTTCGGCGGCTGGGCGTGGATCGGGTTCTCGTTGCGAGCCGAGGTCTGCGCGCCCCACACGTTCTGGATCGTGCGGGTCAGCGCCTGCCCGCCCGGGGAGGCGTAGGTCGTCTCCTCGTGCACGATCCCGGCCCGCCAGTTGTAGTCACCGTGGACCGCGCCGTCGGAGCCGGTGATGGTCACCCGCCGGGTCTCGTGCCCGGCGTCGGTGCGGTCGTAGTCCATGCCCCGGAAGAAGAGGTACTTCGTCTGGGTCTGCGCCCCGCTGGTCGTACCGGTGGTCACCGTGACGGTGGGCCAGCCACGGAAGTCCGACCAGGTACGCAGCGGCAACGACCTCGCCCACACGTCGGCGTCGTTGTGGTGCCACAGCACCGTCGAGGAGGCACCGGCGGTGGAGTACGCGTACGCGTGGGTGACCGCCGGGGAACCGCCGACCAGGTCCCGCTCCACCACCTGCGTCACCCGGTACTTGTTCCACCACGACCACCCGGCCGGTGAGCCCGCCGGTTTGTAGTACTGGGGGAAGCACCGCTTCGAGTTGTTGTCCGGGTCCGCCTGCGAGGTCGTCGTGCAGTCCGAACCCTCGTAGGTCACCTCGATCTGGCCACCGGTCTCGGTGTTGACCTGGGTGACCCGGTACTTGTTCGTCACCGGGACCGCCGCCGCCACGTTGTAGTCGGTCCGGTTGGCGTACCGGGTGCCGCCGAACGTCACCTCCGGCAGGGCCTGCGACCCACCCGCACCGTCGTAACCGGTGTGCGTGATCCCGGTCAGCCACAACGACGGCGGATTCAGTGCGGTGCTCTCGGTGGTGGTCGGGAAGCTGTGCCCCAGATTCCACCGGTCGACGTCCTGGTACGCGCCGCCGACCCGCACCTGCGTGGTCACCGACGTCAACCGCTTCGTCGTGAAGTACGACGGACCGATGTTGTTGTTGCACGGCACCGCGTCACACTGGATGTCCCACGGGGTGTCCGGCCAGTTCGCCGCCACCGGCGTCGTACCCGACCAGCACGACGTCAGGCACCGGTCCGAGGTACCGAACAGCACCTGCATCGGCGGGGTCACGGTGTCCGCCTCCGTACCGGCACGGGTGCCGTACTCGATCCGCTCCAGGATGCTGCCCCGGTCGTACTGCACCTGGTACT is a window of Micromonospora sp. NBC_01699 DNA encoding:
- a CDS encoding polymorphic toxin-type HINT domain-containing protein, with the protein product MVVALVVSLLAFVPAQAAPKPSAGPAVPDRSVAVGRVPVAKPAVAQSAQSVSPAPAEEPVWPEAGSVVADLSDGPVSVEVGGLPVRLSPPVVRGDVLSGRLLADLAETSDVPDQVRLEVAGREEASAAGAALLLRVAAVDEVAPSSGVRVEVDYSGFQEAYGAGWASRLRMAEMPECALLAVEDPECGGPAGLDASNDPVAGRIAVDVELSDGSASRARGASVAAVGGGTVVALLAGAAGETGSFSRTTLAASATWQAGQSGGGFSWAYPLSVPPAPGGLEPDVSFGYSSAAVDGRTNGENTQPSWLGEGWDYHPGYIERAYRTCSDDGDGFPPAHGAATPDPCYRESNAKLVWQGKSTEIVVSDTDGKWRLADDDGSRIELLTGQHGWSQNGEAWRLTTTDGTQFYFGRQRLPGWNTGDRETNSVMAQAVFANHTNEPCYSATSFYVSRCFMAYRWNLDYVVDAHGNSLSYWYAREMNRAGITGVGQYQVQYDRGSILERIEYGTRAGTEADTVTPPMQVLFGTSDRCLTSCWSGTTPVAANWPDTPWDIQCDAVPCNNNIGPSYFTTKRLTSVTTQVRVGGAYQDVDRWNLGHSFPTTTESTALNPPSLWLTGITHTGYDGAGGSQALPEVTFGGTRYANRTDYNVAAAVPVTNKYRVTQVNTETGGQIEVTYEGSDCTTTSQADPDNNSKRCFPQYYKPAGSPAGWSWWNKYRVTQVVERDLVGGSPAVTHAYAYSTAGASSTVLWHHNDADVWARSLPLRTWSDFRGWPTVTVTTGTTSGAQTQTKYLFFRGMDYDRTDAGHETRRVTITGSDGAVHGDYNWRAGIVHEETTYASPGGQALTRTIQNVWGAQTSARNENPIHAQPPNSQSVLAQVDTTDGYTWLTGSSTWRQTRSVDAWDATYGTLVSTDDQGDIANATDNTCTRYTYARNTGAPWLIDTVSRSEIVAKPCASAVSYPGDLLADERYYHDGSATWGATPTRGLVTRTEEVSAHSGTAPTYATTGTLTYDAHGRVLTSKDALNRTSTTEYTPTTGGPTTSVKVTNPLGQDATTNLDPRRGVPTTTSDLNDKVSTGQYDALGRLTKLWHAGRSTAGTPDEEYAYTVSKTAPSNVRSRVLGPNGNQIDAYEIFDGLLRPRQAQSTAPDGKRAITDTQYDNRGLSAKVSSLYNNASGPTGTLVSFADTDVHTQNRSTYDGPGRIVVDALWSDNVFKWQTSTSYGGDRTNIDPPDGGVATTTIDDARGRTTALRQYQGGAISGTYDETTYQYDLSDQLTTVTDPAGNDWIYEYDLRGRQVAKTDPDAGESTSTYDVAGQLLTTTDSRGETLARVYDGIGRVKEIRDDTTTGALRTSFVYDTLAAGQLTSSTRHVGAAAYVSAVTGYNDRYQPTGSTVTIPAAEGNLAGTYTSGSTYLANGAPATSTLPATGGLPAETLTYGYSQSGLATTMASASTTYVASTSHYWQGQLQEQLLGAAGKRVSLGYGLDEATRRLTGIRVKTENQTTPGTWVDRAGAGYSYDQTGNVTSIAGDTDGVGDQVECFRYDYQRRLTDAWSQASTGCTTPQRAGADPYRLAWTYDVTGNRKTQTSWSATGSTIATSSYPVAGGNQPHAVSQVAYTGQTTRTDSYVYDNAGNTTTRPVSGVNQTLTWDPEGHLATTSQTGQNTSYVYDAAGNRLLRRDSGGATLYLGGTELRLNGSGQVDGTRYYSHNGSTVAVRGVTGLTWLAADHHGTSQLTVDPSSLNVTRRRSLPFGEPRGTQPGGWPSDKGFVGGTQDPTGLTHLGAREYDPVTGRFISVDPVMDLADPQQWSAYAYANNTPVTASDPSGLKPECGGGTGSYSCSNSVPKANGQGKWNVAGSKSTQSNSSTGAKPKPPKAPGPVKPSGGSSAEDSAKAKKIMETSLVKVVIEAAGDVLLEFLGIPDIMGCLGGNLLSCAMALINILPPGKVLRAAFKSKALINQLKAVGTAAKKWGESTAWAKKVLGSCHSFAPGTKVVLAGGDTKSIEDLGEGDQVLATDPETGETRAREVTDTHINLDTDLADLTVTFGDGRTEVIKTTQHHPFWSQTRSSWIDAVDLQPDEQLLTLDQTPATITRNHSYIGSEVMYDLTVSTVHTYYVVVGDTPVLVHNTNTPIGCGPGGVPIYDIPAGSSGGPGAGRRIPPGMLENYNIGVNADPSLPTPLCSYCRANPATSVDHVEPRSRGGDLTDANTTPACTFCNSSKGARGEPVNPPPNYTGPFPPPWW